The following DNA comes from Hahella chejuensis KCTC 2396.
TGGGCCCCGAAGGAGTTGACTGCTATGTCCATGGCTGATCGTGACGGTTTGATCTGGTTCGATGGCAAAATGACGCCTTGGCGTGACGCCAATGTGCATGTGTTAACACATACGCTGCATTACGGCATGGGTGTGTTTGAAGGCGTCCGCGCTTACCAGACTCCTGATGGCGCTGCGATTTTTCGTTTGCAGGAACATACCGACAGGTTGTTTGACTCCGCTCACATCATGAACATGAAGCTGCCTTTCTCCAAGGAAGAGCTTAATGAGGCGCAACGTCAGGCGGTGCGTGAGAACAATCTGAGTTCGGCGTATATGCGGCCAATGGCTTTCTACGGCTCAGAAGGTATGGGGCTGCGCGCTAATAATCTGAGCGTGCATGTGATCGTCGCCGCTTGGGAATGGGGTGCGTATTTGGGTGAAGAGTCGCTGCAAAAGGGCATCAAAGTGCGCACCAGCTCTTATACTCGTCACCATGTGAATATTTCTATGACTCGCGCTAAAGCGAACGGTCATTACATCAACTCTATGCTGGCTTTGAATGAAGCGTTGGCGTGTGGGTGTGACGAAGCGCTGTTGCTTGATCCGGAAGGTTATGTGGCGGAAGGTTCTGGAGAAAATATTTTTGTTGTCCGTGATGGGGTGATTTACACACCGGAGCTGACCTCCTGTCTCAACGGCATTACTCGTAACACGATTTTTCATCTGGCGGAGCACTTGGGCTATAAGCTGGTGGAGAAACGTATTACTCGCGACGAAGTCTATATCGCTGATGAAGCGTTTTTCACTGGCACTGCGGCGGAAGTTACGCCTATTAGAGAACTGGATGGGCGCCCAATCGGCACTGGTCAGCGCGGACCGATTACAGAAAGACTGCAGTCTCTGTATTTCGATGTGGTTAAAGGACGTAACGAAGAATTCAAACACTGGTTGACGCCTGTCGTCTAAGTCTTAGTTCATTTCTTTGTAAGAGGCGCCAGCCCTTGAATATTCTGATTATCGGGCCCTCTTGGGTTGGCGATATGGTGATGGCGCAAAGCCTTTTTAAAGTGCTTGTGCGCCTTTATCCTGACGCTCAAATAGACGTCCTTGCTCCAGGTTGGAGCCGCCCCATTCTTGAAGCTATGCCGGAAGTGAGGGACGCTATCGATATGCCGGTGGGGCACGGCAAGCTTATGCTGAAGGCCCGGCGTGAATTGGCAGCCTCATTAAAGGCTAGAGATTACGCTTGGTCGATCATTCTCCCTAACTCATTGAAGTCCGCCTTAATTCCTTGGTTTGCGAGCATACCAAGGCGTACCGGTTGGCGGGGAGAAATGCGTTATGGCTTGCTAAATGACATTCGTAAGCTAGATAAAGCGCGGTTCCCGCTTATGGTCGAACGTTTTGTGGCGCTCGCCTATGATAACGGGATGGCTGACTTAAGCTGTATACCCAACCCTGAATTGAAACCGGATGTTAAGCTTACTGCGGACGTTTGCGCTAAATACGCCGTAGAGGCGGTTGGAGCGCCGATATTAGGATTGTGTCCTGGCGCCGAGTTTGGCGCCGCCAAACAGTGGCCTGCTGAGCATTATGCGGCTGTTGCGCGCCATTACCTGCATAAGGGATGGCGTGTCTGGCTGTTTGGCTCCGCTAATGACAAACCTGCTTGCGAAGAAATTGCGGCAGCTTCTGGTTCTGCTGGAGTCATGAATTTCGCTGGTTTGACGACGCTGCAGGAAGCCGTGTCGTTGTTGTCATTGACTTCTCGCGTGGTTAGTAACGACTCAGGTCTAATGCATGTTGCTGCAGCGCTGGGATGTCCACTGGTCGCCGTTTACGGTTCTACCTCTCCAGACTTTACGCCGCCGCTTGCTGAGCACAAGCAAATCGTTCGCTTGGGTCTGGACTGCAGTCCCTGTTTTGAACGTACTTGTCCTTTGGGGCATTACAACTGCCTTAAACAGTTGCCAGCGGAACAGGTAATCTCTGCGTTGGATAAGTTGCCGCATCGTTCCGGTAACCAGGGAGTGGCGCCCATTGCCTAAAGTTTTACTGGTGAAAATGTCCTCTTTGGGGGATGTAGTGCATACGCTGCCTGCTGTTACTGAGGCTGCGATGAACGTGCCGGGCTTACAATTGGACTGGGTGGTGGAGGAAGCGTTTGCAGAAATTCCTACTTGGCATCCGTCTGTAAATAAGGTCATCCCCGTTGCGTTGCGGCGCTGGCGTAAAAACCCTTATAAAGCGTTGAGATCTGGTGAGTGGGCGGACTTTGGAGAAAAGCTTAGATCAGATTATGACCTTGTTATAGACGCTCAAGGCTTGTTGAAAAGCGCCTTTATCGCCAAAAAAGCGGGTACAGAAATCGTTGGATATGATCGCACGTCTGTGAGAGAGCCTCTTTCCAGTGCGTTCTATCACCGGCGTTACTCTGTCGCTAAGCAAATGCATGCGGTGGA
Coding sequences within:
- the waaF gene encoding lipopolysaccharide heptosyltransferase II, which translates into the protein MNILIIGPSWVGDMVMAQSLFKVLVRLYPDAQIDVLAPGWSRPILEAMPEVRDAIDMPVGHGKLMLKARRELAASLKARDYAWSIILPNSLKSALIPWFASIPRRTGWRGEMRYGLLNDIRKLDKARFPLMVERFVALAYDNGMADLSCIPNPELKPDVKLTADVCAKYAVEAVGAPILGLCPGAEFGAAKQWPAEHYAAVARHYLHKGWRVWLFGSANDKPACEEIAAASGSAGVMNFAGLTTLQEAVSLLSLTSRVVSNDSGLMHVAAALGCPLVAVYGSTSPDFTPPLAEHKQIVRLGLDCSPCFERTCPLGHYNCLKQLPAEQVISALDKLPHRSGNQGVAPIA
- a CDS encoding branched-chain amino acid transaminase, translated to MSMADRDGLIWFDGKMTPWRDANVHVLTHTLHYGMGVFEGVRAYQTPDGAAIFRLQEHTDRLFDSAHIMNMKLPFSKEELNEAQRQAVRENNLSSAYMRPMAFYGSEGMGLRANNLSVHVIVAAWEWGAYLGEESLQKGIKVRTSSYTRHHVNISMTRAKANGHYINSMLALNEALACGCDEALLLDPEGYVAEGSGENIFVVRDGVIYTPELTSCLNGITRNTIFHLAEHLGYKLVEKRITRDEVYIADEAFFTGTAAEVTPIRELDGRPIGTGQRGPITERLQSLYFDVVKGRNEEFKHWLTPVV